The following proteins come from a genomic window of Anopheles ziemanni chromosome 3, idAnoZiCoDA_A2_x.2, whole genome shotgun sequence:
- the LOC131287319 gene encoding 15-hydroxyprostaglandin dehydrogenase [NAD(+)]-like produces the protein MELENKVALVTGGATGLGRAICEQLLKHGAKVLICDLNEDAERQVVEELGKLYGNRIVCYTCDVTDCLDFEEAFEYILCKFLGIDIVINNAKVMNDNFWELEVDVNLNGVIRGTLLAQKFMCKQRGHKGGVVVNIASSASIQPQISTPIYTATMHGIIGLTKACGDPFHYQNSNVRVFAYCPGPIEKTSEEETRGRGLPAYDEAKEMDKAVATQKAEHVAKELIPLLKNASTGSIWLVTEGKPAVEIPYTTF, from the exons ATGGAGTTGGAAAACAAAGTCGCGCTCGTGACCGGTGGAGCTACCGGTTTAGGAAGGGCTATCTGCGAGCAATTGTTGAAGCATGGCGCAAAG GTACTGATTTGCGATTTAAACGAAGATGCAGAAAGACAGGTAGTGGAAGAGCTTGGAAAACTGTACGGAAACCGCATAGTATGTTATACTTGTGACGTTACAGACTGCTTAGATTTCGAAG AAGCGTTTGAGTACATTTTATGTAAGTTCCTAGGCATTGATATTGTGATAAACAATGCTAAGGTGATGAACGATAACTTTTGGGAGCTTGAAGTCGACGTTAATCTCAATGGTGTCATCCGCGGCACGTTATTGGCTCAAAAGTTCATGTGCAAACAGCGAGGACACAAAGGTGGCGTCGTGGTGAACATTGCATCCAGTGCTAGCATACAGCCGCAAATCTCGACACCTATTTACACGGCTACCATGCACGGAATTATCGGTCTGACCAAAGCTTGCGGGGATCCCTTTCATTACCAAAACAGCAATGTCCGAGTTTTCGCCTATTGCCCGGGACCTATTGAGAAAACCTCCGAGGAAGAAACGCGTGGTCGTGGTTTACCGGCATACGATGAGGCCAAAGAGATGGATAAGGCAGTGGCAACACAAAA agcGGAGCATGTAGCCAAAGAACTTATTCCTTTACTGAAAAATGCATCAACAGGATCCATTTGGTTGGTAACGGAGGGTAAACCAGCGGTAGAAATTCCTTATACCACTTTTTAG